Proteins found in one Prosthecobacter sp. genomic segment:
- a CDS encoding DUF58 domain-containing protein, translating to MSAFLDPAALMRIKSLELRAKVVVEGLWKGMHRSPYHGFSVEFSEYRAYVQGDDPRYIDWKVLARSDRTYIKKFEDETNLRCQLVIDHSKSMKYGSQSFTKADYAATLAATLASFLMKQGDAAGLTTFADGIEEHLPPRNRPGHLRRIITELERPAKAVGTSLDLSVGQLADLLRKRGMICLITDLLAPIEHLEKQLALLGAMGHDLVIFHLMDRAEIDFTFEKSAHFRDAETGTERFIDPQIARETYLKRLQTHRDTIQAATDRHNVEYHFCPTDQPLEEVLFDFLSARQRKKASKSSAPRAAA from the coding sequence ATGTCCGCCTTCCTCGATCCCGCCGCGCTCATGCGCATCAAGTCGCTCGAACTGCGAGCCAAGGTCGTCGTCGAGGGACTCTGGAAAGGCATGCATCGCAGCCCGTATCACGGCTTCTCTGTCGAGTTCAGTGAGTACCGCGCCTACGTCCAAGGCGACGATCCGCGCTACATCGACTGGAAGGTGCTGGCGCGGAGTGATCGGACTTACATCAAGAAATTCGAGGACGAGACGAACCTGCGCTGCCAGCTCGTGATCGATCACAGCAAGTCGATGAAATACGGCTCGCAGAGCTTCACGAAGGCCGATTACGCGGCCACGCTGGCAGCAACGCTCGCATCCTTCCTCATGAAGCAGGGCGATGCGGCTGGATTGACCACCTTTGCGGATGGCATCGAGGAGCATCTGCCGCCGCGCAATCGTCCCGGCCATCTGCGCCGCATCATCACCGAGTTGGAGCGCCCGGCAAAGGCCGTCGGCACTTCACTCGATCTCTCCGTCGGCCAGTTGGCCGACCTGCTGCGCAAACGCGGCATGATCTGCCTCATCACCGATCTCCTCGCGCCCATCGAGCACTTGGAGAAACAGCTCGCCCTCCTCGGAGCGATGGGCCACGACCTCGTGATCTTCCACCTCATGGACCGCGCCGAGATCGACTTCACCTTCGAAAAATCCGCCCACTTCCGCGATGCTGAGACTGGCACCGAGCGCTTCATCGACCCGCAAATCGCCCGCGAGACTTACCTCAAGCGTCTTCAAACCCATCGCGACACGATTCAAGCCGCCACCGACCGCCACAACGTCGAATACCACTTCTGCCCCACTGATCAGCCCTTGGAAGAAGTGCTCTTCGACTTCCTCAGCGCCCGTCAGCGCAAGAAGGCCTCCAAATCTTCCGCCCCACGCGCTGCCGCATGA
- a CDS encoding vWA domain-containing protein, whose translation MNWLFPLYLAGAAAIIAPILLHLRRRPPQDRVEFSSLLFLDAQTPVPVSKRRLENWLLLLLRCLALILLALMFSRPFVQSESTAAASPNSATLILLDRSASMRRADLWKQAIAEAEKQLKAAKLTDRIALAVFDRELTPLWSFEEDRNTPANRLTAIQTRLASLTPTWNATQLDRALIAAVPSFDSSTTSLKKRIHLISDLQEGTKLDALRTIAWPAELTLSIHRLDPATNDNLSIVLAAREQDGSADTLVRLRLSNTRDSALRDFTLVWQGAPKTDAITAQIPPGASRILTAPPNSTNATTLTLTGDTHDFDNRIFIAPPQPRTVRIHFLGKDATRNEAVAPLYYLARALQPTATLAPVLTADEKLPAQPADILFIVGSAPADGLRDYIERGGFLVTVPSDATLLKTLTGLDLTVTADTSDEYRMLAEVKTEHPLLKPFVDPKLRDFTKLRFWKHRHIEIKTANPSLETLATFDNSHPAILSARIGKGTLIVLASGWHPGDSQFALSTKFVPLLYGWLAAAGFSHDPAATLLVGDSLPLDATQAHTITDPENKTHSVKPGETFTTSQIGLHKVQSATRTQTIAVNLPPDESRVLPLEPQKLAEYGIKLSSTSDTAAASETTDQRLTATDTEQRQNLWWWFLVTLLAVLLLETAIAGRAKWSAQSPVRRSATSESTA comes from the coding sequence ATGAACTGGCTCTTTCCACTCTACCTCGCCGGTGCCGCCGCGATCATCGCGCCGATTCTGCTGCATCTGCGTCGTCGTCCGCCGCAGGATCGCGTGGAGTTCAGCTCGCTGCTCTTCCTTGATGCGCAGACGCCCGTGCCCGTCAGCAAGCGCCGCCTCGAAAACTGGCTGCTGCTTCTGCTGCGTTGCCTCGCGCTCATCCTGCTCGCACTCATGTTCTCGCGGCCCTTCGTTCAAAGCGAATCCACCGCAGCCGCATCGCCCAACAGCGCCACGCTCATCCTCCTCGATCGCAGCGCCTCGATGCGTCGCGCTGACTTGTGGAAGCAAGCCATAGCCGAAGCCGAAAAGCAGCTCAAAGCCGCCAAACTCACCGACCGCATCGCGCTCGCCGTCTTTGATCGCGAACTCACACCGCTGTGGAGCTTCGAGGAAGATCGCAACACACCCGCGAATCGCCTCACGGCCATCCAAACACGTCTCGCGTCCCTCACGCCCACTTGGAACGCCACACAGCTCGACCGCGCTCTCATCGCCGCCGTGCCGAGCTTCGATTCAAGCACGACTTCGCTCAAAAAACGCATCCATCTCATCTCCGATCTTCAAGAAGGCACCAAGCTCGACGCCCTCCGCACCATCGCCTGGCCCGCCGAACTCACGCTAAGCATTCACCGCCTCGATCCCGCCACCAACGACAACCTCAGCATCGTCCTTGCCGCCCGCGAGCAAGACGGGAGCGCGGACACTCTTGTCCGCCTCCGCTTGAGCAACACCCGCGACTCCGCCCTCCGCGATTTCACCCTCGTCTGGCAGGGCGCGCCCAAAACCGACGCCATCACCGCGCAGATCCCGCCCGGAGCCTCGCGCATCCTCACCGCGCCGCCGAATTCCACCAACGCCACCACGCTCACCCTCACCGGCGACACCCACGACTTCGACAACCGTATCTTCATCGCCCCGCCGCAGCCGCGTACCGTGCGCATCCACTTCCTCGGCAAAGACGCCACCCGCAACGAAGCCGTCGCGCCGCTCTACTACCTCGCTCGCGCCCTCCAGCCCACTGCCACGCTCGCGCCGGTGCTCACCGCCGACGAAAAACTCCCCGCTCAACCCGCCGACATCCTTTTCATCGTCGGCAGCGCTCCCGCAGACGGCCTGCGCGACTACATCGAGCGCGGCGGGTTTCTCGTCACCGTGCCTTCGGACGCCACCTTGCTCAAAACGCTCACCGGCCTCGACCTCACTGTCACCGCCGACACCAGCGACGAGTATCGCATGCTCGCTGAAGTCAAAACCGAGCACCCATTGCTGAAACCCTTCGTCGATCCCAAACTCCGCGACTTCACCAAACTCCGCTTCTGGAAGCATCGCCATATCGAGATCAAAACGGCCAATCCATCGCTCGAAACACTCGCCACCTTCGACAACAGCCATCCCGCCATCCTCAGCGCCCGCATCGGCAAAGGCACGCTCATCGTCCTCGCCTCCGGCTGGCATCCTGGCGACAGCCAGTTCGCCCTCAGCACGAAATTCGTTCCGCTCCTCTACGGCTGGCTCGCTGCCGCCGGCTTCAGTCACGATCCCGCCGCCACGTTGCTCGTCGGCGATTCCTTGCCGCTCGATGCCACGCAGGCTCACACGATCACCGATCCCGAAAACAAGACGCACAGCGTCAAACCCGGCGAAACCTTCACCACGAGCCAGATCGGTCTCCACAAGGTCCAAAGCGCCACGCGCACCCAAACCATCGCCGTCAATCTCCCGCCCGACGAAAGCCGCGTCCTGCCTCTGGAACCGCAAAAGCTCGCCGAATACGGCATCAAGCTCTCCAGCACCTCCGACACCGCCGCCGCCAGCGAAACTACCGATCAACGCCTCACCGCCACCGACACCGAACAACGCCAAAATCTCTGGTGGTGGTTCCTGGTCACTCTTTTGGCCGTCCTTTTGCTCGAAACAGCCATTGCTGGCCGCGCAAAGTGGTCCGCACAGTCCCCTGTGCGGCGCTCCGCCACGTCAGAAAGCACCGCATGA
- a CDS encoding FRG domain-containing protein, which yields MNIVPDLLKQFDAKQNAIFRGHANLKWDLKPSIGRHYSEDWPTVSSKEKDSLRHFKLRSIPFLKVVPQHDHDLEWLCLMQHFGCPTRLLDFTTNPLIALFFASDPGHDGDGEVIATTQIESRDEGASDVFSARDPFVYDPPHTSERVIGQSGCFIVCPAPNEPLIVNNVRKVTVPKSQKERIRRELAILGINHSRLFPGLGGVCDDLKDILVNGLEWQILLDQLPHLL from the coding sequence ATGAACATTGTCCCTGACCTGTTGAAGCAATTTGACGCAAAGCAAAATGCCATTTTTCGTGGCCATGCAAACCTTAAATGGGATCTGAAACCGTCGATTGGTAGACACTACAGCGAAGATTGGCCGACAGTGAGCTCGAAGGAGAAAGATTCACTACGTCACTTCAAGCTGAGGAGTATCCCGTTTTTGAAAGTGGTGCCCCAACACGACCACGACCTAGAATGGCTGTGCTTAATGCAGCATTTTGGCTGCCCAACACGTCTTTTGGATTTTACGACAAATCCGCTAATCGCCCTCTTTTTTGCATCCGACCCGGGTCACGATGGCGATGGCGAAGTGATTGCGACAACGCAAATCGAATCTCGCGATGAAGGTGCCAGTGACGTCTTTAGTGCGAGGGATCCGTTCGTGTATGACCCACCACACACAAGCGAGCGTGTTATTGGGCAGTCGGGTTGCTTTATCGTTTGCCCAGCTCCCAACGAGCCACTGATAGTCAACAATGTCCGCAAAGTTACAGTTCCCAAATCTCAAAAAGAACGGATCCGGAGGGAGTTGGCGATCTTGGGAATCAACCATTCCAGATTGTTTCCTGGGTTGGGTGGGGTTTGCGATGACTTGAAGGATATTCTCGTCAATGGCCTAGAGTGGCAGATCCTACTTGATCAATTGCCTCACCTGCTTTGA